TAGGTCAGTTGCAAATTGTGCCAACCGTTTCTAAAAAACTAAAAAAGATGTCTGTACAGCATCTTGCTGACTGTCAGTCTTTAGGATGGATTCTTAATACAGAGGGATGCGGTTTTCGACAATATCTTGTATCGGAATATCATAAATTGAATCAGTTACCTAATATAAAAATTGAGGTTACAGGAACTAATTTACAGATGAATTTATTGGCTCAAGGTCTTGGAGTGGGGTTATTACCGAAAGAAGTTTTTGAAAATAGTATTTATGCTTCTCAACTTACATCAATCGAGCTCACTGATTTTAATTTATCAGTACAACTTTTCTGTTTGATTCAATCCGATTTGAATGAAGTTTATCAATTAATTTGCCAAGAGATGAGCCGCAAAGTACAGAGCATACTAGGATGGGGGTAAGTTAAATCTTAAACGAAGATATGTTGTCGAGAACTTTTGTTGAACTTGATCAATATTAAAAGCTTCAATTGAATATGATTCATTAGTTCTACCAGAGATGTTCCGAGAACCAGATAAATTGTTAGTATTCCATTTTTTAATATTATTATATATTTAATATTTGTTTTTAACATACTAAGGCCTGCCGTATTCTTATAAAAAATACATCGGGTTTTAATATGGCAATTCAAATTTTAGGAATGATCTGGCACCGTGAGGCATCTGAAATTATTCCAGCGACAAAAACTTTTGATAAAAACTATATTGTCAAAATTGCTCAGGCTCATGAACAAGCAGGATTTGACCGTATTCTATGTGGTTATTGGTCGGATCAGGCTGATGGTTTCTTAGTGACAGCATATGCTGCTGCACACACATCTAAAATAAAATTTCTATTGGCACATCGTCCGGGCTTTGTTTCTCCAACATTGGCAGCCCGTAAATTGGCAACACTGGATCAATTGACGGATGGACGTTTAGCGCTACATGTTATTTCTGGCGGTAGTGATATCGATCAGAAGAAAGATGGAGATTTTTTAAATAAACAGCAGCGTTATGTACGTAGTGCCGAGTTCATCGAAGTTGTACAGAAAACATGGTATAGCCAGGAACCTTTTAGTTATGAGGGTAATTATTACCATGTAGTAGATGCTTATTCTGAAATTAAACCATTACAAACACTTTTACCGATTTATTTTGGCGGTTCTTCAATAGAAGCTTTACAGGTTGCAGCAAAACAGGTTGATGTTTTTGCCCTTTGGGGAGAGCCTTTAGCTGGTGCTCAAGAACAAGTTGAAACACTAAATCAGTTAGCAATACAGCACGGACGCCAACTAGATTACAACATTTCATTCCGTCCAATTATTGCTGATACTGAGTCGAAAGCTTGGGAAAAAGCACAAGATATTTATCAATTATCTAAAAAACAGTTAGAAAATTTTGGCTTACAGGCTGCCAGAAAAAAACCACAAAGTACAGGCGGTCAGCGTTTACTCGCAGCAGCGGGTCAGGGCGAACGTTTAGATACTAATTTATGGACAGGTATAACTTCTTTAGTTCAAGGAAGTTATAACTCGACTGCATTGGTAGGTACTCCAGAACAAGTTGCAGAGTCTATTTTGCAGTATTACAAACTTGGTATTCATAGTGTCTTGATACGTGGTTTTGATCCTGTTCAGGACGCAATTGATTATGGTCGAGAGCTGTTACCCCAAATTCGTGAAAAAACAGAAAAATATGATCAACAGCAACAGCTTGTTTCAGCTTAATTGGAAAGGAAATAAGAATGAATCAATATGGAAAAATTTTATTGGGTGTTGTCACAACAGCAATTTTAGTGGGTTGTACAAAAAAAGAGACTTCATCTGAACATACTCAGGCATCTGAAGTTAAAGCAGGCAATGGTCAGGTGGTGATAAATATTGGCGATCAAAAAGGGAATATGCGTGCACAACTTGAAGCATCAGGTGCTTTAAAAAATATCTCGTATAAGATCAATTGGTATGAATTTCCTGCTGCAGCACCAGTTGCAGAAGCATTAAAATTGGATGCAATTGATATTGGTTATTTGGGCGATGCACCTTTTATTTTTGCCAATTCTAATGGGGGAACGGCCAAAGCTATTGCCGTGTATAAAGCAGATCCATATCCAGTCGCTATTTTAGTGCCACAGAATAGTCCAATTAAGTCTGCTAAAGATCTAAAAGGTAAAAGTTTAGCATTCAATAAAGGCTCAATTAGTCATCTTTTAACATTAAAGGCCTTAGAGCAACAAGGTTTAAAGCCTGAAGATGTGACGTTTAAATTTTTACCGCCTGCTGATGGAAAATTAGCAGTTGCCAATGGTTCAGTGGATGCTTGGGTGGTATGGGATCCATACACGGCCTATGCTGAGCTCAAAGATCATTTTCGTGTCGTGGTTAATGGCCGTGGTTTATATTCAGGCTACACCTTTTTAGCAGCAACGAATAAGTCTTTAAACGATCAAAGCAAACGTATGGCAATTCAAGATTTTGTCTATCGTTTAAAAGAATCCCAAACTTGGGCGGGCCAACACGGGGATGAGTTTGGTAAAGCTTATGCCAAAATAACTGGACTACCAGAAGATGTGGGAATTAAAGCATTTAAACGCCGTAATGCCTCATGGGAACCAATTGATAGTGAAGTGATCAAGGTTTCTCAACATACTGCTGATTTTTATACCAAATATAAGCTGATTGACAAAAAATTTGATGTGACATCTTCATTTGATACTGAGTTTAAAGTGGAGCAAAAATAAAGATGAGTCAGTTACAACAGGCTCTTCAGCCATTGATTGAAAGAATTGAATATGGAATTTCACAGCAATTAGAAGATATTGATCTCATAGAATCTTTTATTCCAGAGTTTCGTACATTGCTGCATTCAGATGATTGGTTACCGATCCCTTATCGGCAACCGAATTCTGAGCGTTATCAACAATTTTTGTTATATCGTGACTCTGAAAATCGTTTTTCAATTGTCAGTTTTGTGTGGGACAAGGGACAAGTTACACCGATCCATAATCATGAGGTTTGGGGTGTCGTTGGTGTCCTGCAAGGCGAAGAAATCTCACAGCGCTATCAAAGAAATGCATTAGGGCATTTTGAGATCACAGATGAACCTGATCATTTAAATGTTGGGGAAATTGATTTTTTTACTCCAGCCTTGGGTGATGTACATCAAGTGAGTAATGCACTTTCCGATCAGGTTTCTATTAGCATCCACGTTTATGGTGCAGATATTGGCAAAGTAGAACGTTATACCTTTGCATTAGATGGCACAGCAAAGCGTTTTATTTCAGGTTATTCAAATCAGGAGCATTAATATGACAACCAATATTCAAACCTATCAAGACATCCGTAAAAAACTATTGGCAGGTCAGGAAATCGCACTGATTGATGTACGGGAAGAAGATCCATTTGCACAAGGCCATCCATTGTTTGCCGTCAATATTTCCTTGTCTAAATTGGAAGTCGAAATTCTTAATCGAGTGCCACGCTTAAATACGGATATTGTTCTTTACGATAATGGCGAAGGCTTGGCAGAACGTGCTTATCAACAGTTACAGACATTGGGCTATCAGCAGGTTTCATTATTGGATGATGGTTTACAAGGCTGGAAAGATGCAGGCGGTGAGATTTTTATTGATGTCAATTCTGCAAGTAAAGCCTTTGGTGAATTCGTTGAGCATCATAAAGGGACACCGTCACTGTCTGCCCAAGAAGTGAAACAGCTGATTGATGATCAAGCAAATATTATCATTCTGGATGCTCGCCGTTTTGATGAATATCAAACTATGAGTATTCCTAATGGTATTAGTGTGCCAGGTGCTGAATTGGCACTCCGTGCTAAAAATATTGTTAAAGATGAAAATACTAAAATTATTGTGAATTGTGCTGGACGTACTCGGAGTCTGATAGGTACACAATCGCTGATTAATGCCAAAATTGGACATGAAGTCTATGCTTTGCGAAATGGTACTATCGGTTGGACATTAGCACAGCAACAATTGGCTTTAGGGCAACAGCAGCAATATACAAATTTCCCTGAAAAAAACGAGGTCGGGCAAGTTTTAAAGAATGCTAAGGAGTTGGCAGAAAGGTCTGGTGTGAAAACAATAGGTTCGGAGCAACTTCAACAATTGCAACAACAGGATGATCGTACAACCTATATTTTTGATGTACGTTCAGAACAGGAGTATATACGAGCGCATTTACCGGATAGTCGCTGGATTGGTGGTGGACAACTCGTTCAGGAAACTGATCATTATGCGAGTGTGCGCAGTGCAAGAGTTGTACTAGTTGATGATCAACTCGTCCGTGCTTATATGACTGCATCTTGGTTGGCACAAATGAATTGGGATGTCTCAGTATTGGATGCGGATTTTCAGACAATATTTACACAGCAAGGAGGATGGAAACCAGTTGTTCCTCTATTGCATATAAAACATCGCATTACACCTGAACAATTGCAAACATGGTTAGATGCTCGCGAAAAAGTCACCATTCTGGATTTCACAAGCAGTGCAAACTATCAAAAAGGGCATATTCCTACTGCCCAGTGGTTATTAAAAGCAGATATTGAACGACTTTTTAATGAGAAAAAAATTCCAACAGATCATAAAATTGTTGTGACTTGTGGGACTAGTCTGTTAGCACAATATGCTGTATCTGCTATTCAAACCAAAACTTCAGAAAATGTTTATGTATTGGAAGGTGGTAATCAAGCATGGGTAAAAACTTTTGTTTTGGAAGCTGACAAACATGTGTACTTATCTTCCCGTACAGATCGTTATAAACGTCCTTATGAAGGAACAGATAATTCTGTGCAAGCTATGCAAGATTATTTAGATTGGGAATATGGATTGGTTGCTCAACTGAATACAGATGGCACACATGGTTTCTTTGTAGTTTAAGTGAAAATTTTTAGCTTAGATGCTGAAAAAAATATAACAGCTCTTTAAGGCCAAGAAGAGCTGTTATGATGGCTTAAAAAATTAACTAGAAATGGATGAGCATTTTTAGGGAATTTTCACTAGTACGGACCAAGTTGTATGAGAAAAAACTAATATTTTTCAACTTTGAAATTAAATGAAGCTTTAGCAGAAAATACTGTGTTTTTTAGTTTTTGAATGTATATGAGTGAAGCGAGTTAAAAGTATTATTAATCAAAATTTGTTCTTCGGCTTTTTCTAAAATTGTCTTTTTGAAACCAAATTACGAACTGTTGCCTGAAAAACAGTTATTCAACAATAAACTATTATTTTTATGCACAGATAGAGAAAGATGTTTATATAAGGCATTGAAAATATTTATAAAAATATTTGGCATATAAATTGAATTATAACAGTAATATTTTTTATCTCATCGTTTAGCAATAGACGTTATGGGGGTTATTGCAAAATGTCAGATTATTCTCAAAGTCTTATTTCACTGTTGGCTTATCATGCAACAGTACGTCCAGATGCAATTGCGTTAAGACATAAAAAGCTAGGTCTGTGGCAGAATTGGTCATGGAAAGACTTACTAGGACTTAGCGAAAGATACGCGTCTGCTCTTTATGAATATGGTTTTCAAAACAAACAAACTTTTCTTATCGTCAGTGCTCCTAATATTGAGGTAGTTGCTATCAGTCTGGCTATACAGGCTTTAGGTGGTGAAGTTCAATTGATCGATCAAAGTGTTGATACATTAGAAACAGAAGACTTCTTACAACACCTTGCGATTTTAAAGCCAGACTATATTCTCGTAGAACGGCTAGAGCAGCTTGTTTCAATTGAGACATTACGTTATCACCCAATTTATATTTTTTATATTGAACAAAGTAAATTAAGTACATTTGAATATGACTATGTTGTAGCTGTCGATACATTACTAAAAAATTCCAACGAGAAATATCGTATTGATTTTAAAACGAGTCAGGTTGAACCTGCACAAATTGCGTTTAGTTTTGAGCGGATTGAATCTAATCAACGACTGAGAGTGCAATATTCTCATCAAGAGTTGATTGAAGAAGCTAAACATTTAGTTCAAAACCACCACCTAGATCATCATGAGGAAGCATTTGTCACGCGTGCTTTTTCTAGTGTCGGGCACATTCGTTATCTATGGTCGTCATGGCTACTCGCTGGTTTTAACTTGAATATTCCTGAAACCTTAAATACTCGCGATCAGGATAGACAGATTATTTCGCCAACATTGATTTTAGGGACTAATGAAACCTATGCACGTGTTGAGCAGTTAATTTATAACCGCTTACCAAATGATACATGGCTTGCCAAACATTACCAGCACGCACTTCAAAAACAGAAAAATGAAGAAAAATTATCCTGGATTGATAAGTTCAGCTTTGTCTTATTTAAGCAGGTCATTTTAGAAGAATTAGGTTTTTCTCAACTCAAAGTAGCTTTAATCGTGGGGCAGCCTGTAACTATTGCAACGCGAAATTTTTATCAAAGCCTAGGAGTTGAGTTGCATGATTGGGGGGAGTACGCCGAATGGCAAAATACTCCCTTAGAAAATCATTCGCTCCAGTCTTTACCCATAACAACAATAAATTAGGAACGATATATGTCGGTATCATCTTTGATATTGCTGGAACTTAAGGCGATTGATTTATCTTTTGGCTCTTCACAAGTGTTAAAGCAGCTCAGTTTAGAGGTACGAGAAGGCGAGATTTATTCTTTGATTGGCCCCAATGGTGCCGGTAAAAGTTCAGTGATCAATATTATTAATGGTATTTACCAGCCGCAATCGGGTCAGATCATTTTTGCCGGTCAGGTTTTGCATAACTATAAGGCAAAACATGCACCTTATTTAGGAATTGCGCGGACCTTTCAAAATTTAGCACTCTTCAAGCAAATGTCGGTATTAGATAATGTCTTGACTGGGCGTGTATTAAAAAGTCGCCACTCATTGTTGGGTGCATTGTTGTCTTTACCGCCGACTCAAAAAAATGACGATTTACAACGTTTTAAAGCTGAAGAGATTCTAAAGCTTCTTAATTTGCAAGAGTATCGCGATCAACTGGTCAGTGCGTTGCCTTATGGTTTGCAAAAACGTGTTGAGTTGGCAAGAGCATTGGCAGCAGAACCAAAGTTTCTGCTTTTAGATGAGCCTATGGCTGGAATGAATCATGCTGAAAAACAAAATATTGCCAAGTTTATTCAGAAAGTAAATCGGCAGTTAGGTGTAACCATTTTCATGATTGAACATGATTTGGCTGTCGTGATGGATATTTCCGACCACATTGTGGTGCTGGACTATGGAAAAAAGATTGCAGAAGGCACACCACAACAAATTCAAGAACATCCCGAAGTGCTGAGCGCATATCTAGGGATTCAAACGCTTGAAGTGCATTGAGCATATATAAATAAATCAAAAAATAAGAGGTTGCTTTTTCTATGTCATTTTTTCTAGAAGTCTTGTTGGGTGGTACGTTGGCAGGTGTCATGTATTCATTGGTTGCCATTGGGTTTGTTTTGATTTATCGGGCATCGGGTGTGTTTAATTTTGCACAAGGTTCTTTGGTTTTATTTTCAGCCTTAACTTTTGTGAATTTAACTGAACGTGGCATTCCATTTGTGGTGGCTTTTATTGTCACGCTATTTGTCATTTTTGTGCTGGTTTTATTGATTGATGCATTGATCTTAAAGCATTTGATTAATCGTTCTGTCATTACATTGTTCATGGCGACATTGGGTTTGAGTTATGTCATTGAAGGATTGGCTCAAACTGTATGGGGAACACAGGTTCATGGTTTGGACTTGGGGATTTCCGATGCACCAATCAATTTCTTTGGCATCATGCTGAGCAAGTTTGACCTGTTTGCGACAGGCATTGCTGGAACATTGGTCATTGTTTTATCCCTTTTATTTAGTAAAACCCGCTTTGGCATTTCACTACGTGCAGTTGCTGATGATCCTTTAGCAGCACAATCTGTGGGTATCCGGTTAAATCATATCTGGATATTGGTTTGGACTGTGGCAGGGTTTGTTGCATTGGTCGCTGGGTTACTTTGGGGCGCACGTTTAGGTGTTCAATTTTCACTTTCATTGGTAGTGCTTAAGGCATTACCTGTGCTCATTATTGGTGGTTTTACGTCAATTGCAGGTGCAATTTTAGCGGGCTTGATTGTGGGGGCAACCGAGAAACTGGCAGAGATTTATTTAGGCGGCATTATTGGCTCCGGAATTGAAAACTGGTTTCCATATGTGTTGGCGATTCTCTTTTTATTGGTATACCCAACTGGTCTGTTTGGTCAAAAACAAGTGACGAGGGTATAAGCCATGTTTCTATTTAGCCAAACTAGACAATACGTACAGCAGTATCAAGATGAGAAGCGCATTTTTCGCCTTAAAGAGCATCGTATTCTATTTATTTTTGGACTGTTGATTGCTTTTCTGTTCGTTCCATTTGTCGGGCCAGATTATTTATTCAATGCCATTTTAGTCCCTTTTCTAGTATTGGCACTTGCTGGATTGGGGCTCAATATTTTGACGGGTTATACCGGACAACTTTCTTTAGGTGCTGCGGCTTTTATGGCAGTGGGCGCATTTGCAACATATAACTTAGAGCTGCGAATTCCTCAATTGCCATTACTGTTTAGCATTTTTCTTGGTGGCGTAATTGCTGCTTTAGCTGGAGTTGTGGTTGGTTTGCCAAGTCTTCGAATTAAAGGCTTTTATTTAATTGTTTCGACCTTGGCTGCACAGTTTTTTGTGCCGTGGTTATTCACGCAGTATGGCTGGTTTACCAACAATAATGTTTCGGGCGTGATTACTGCTCCACGTATGGAAATATTGGGTTATTCCATAAATAGCCCAGTTGGGCACTACTTATTAACCTTAAGTATTGTTGTGGTTTTAACTGTTTTGGCTCGCAATCTGATCAATAGTCAATATGGTCGTAATTTTCGAGCTGTACGAGATATGGAAACTGCGGCAATCACCATTGGTATTCCCGTAAGTCAAACCAAATTACTGGCGTTTGCGATTAGTTCATTTTATCTCGGTATTGCTGGAGCACTTTGGGCTTTTGCTTACCTTGGAACTATCGAAGCAGATGGACTAGATCTTAATCGATCATTTCAAATTTTATTCATCATCATTATTGGTGGTCTAGGCAGTCTAACAGGCAGTTTTTTTGGGGCGGCATTTATTGTGCTGTTGCCTATTTTATTGAGTGTTTTGGGGCAAGCTGTTTTTGGACAAGCTATCGATCAAGCACTGCTACAGAATCTACAAAAAATTATTTTTGGGGCTTTGATCATTTATTTCCTGATTAAAGAACCAGAGGGATTAAGCCGTTTACTACGTAATCTTTATCACAGATTAAGAAAATGGCCATTACGTTATTAATTGTTTTAACAATACTTTTGTCTGTTTATTTAGAGATTAATTTATGAAATTATTTAAATCCTTGTGGTTTTGGCTGGTGGTGGTTGCCATTGCTTTAGTCGCTATTGTATTTGTCACCAAAAAGGACAAACAAAATCCACCTGAGCAAAAACAACAAGCAGCAACTGAGCAACAGACACAATTGTCGGATAAAAATGCCCAGTATTTTCCTTTGCAGAGTTATCGGGTTGGCCCTTATGCCGCTGGTGGAACGGGCTTTTTCGGAGGCTTTATTGACTACCTGAAAGCGGTCAATGCCAAGGGCGGTGTAAATGGCGTAAAGCTGGTGTGGTCTGAGTGCGAAACGGAGTATGTCGTAGAAAAAGGGGTGGAATGCTATGAGCGTTTGAAGAATGGTTTAAATGGAGCACCTGCTGCGGCAACCAACCCTTTATCTGTCGGTATTGCTTATGCAACTTTGGAACGTTCAACGAAAGATAAATTACCCTTGATTACGATTAATCATGGGCGTACAGATTCTACGGATGGCCGTGTTTTCCCGTACGTGTTTCCATTGCAGCTCAATCCGTATAGTGAAGTATCTGCAATTATTAATTATTTAGGTCAGCAAAGCGGTGGACTGGAAAAACTGAAAGGTAAGAAAATCGTAGTTCTATATCACGGTTCTCCTTACGGGAAAGAAACGATTCCAGTCATTGAGATTTTATCGAAAAAATATGGCTTTGAAGTAACCAACATTGAAGTACCGCATCCGGGTAATGAGCAGCAATCTCAATGGTTAAACATCAGACGGATTCAACCGGATTGGGTCATTCTTCGTGGTTGGGGTGTGATGAATCCTGTTGCATTAAAAACTGCGCAGAAAGTGGGTTATCCAACGAATAAAATCATTGGGAATATCTGGTCAAATTCAGAAGAAGATGCTGCACCAGCGGGCGCTGCGGCAAATGGTTTTATCTCAATTACGACTCATCCATCAGGAACTAATTTCCCTGTATTGCAAGAAATTAAACAACTTGTTGTTGATAAAGGTCAGTCAGATCTTGCTGATAAAAATCGTTTCGGTACGGTTTACTATAACCTTGGGGTGGTAAATGGCATTTTGAATGTAGAAGCAGTGCGCGTGGCACAAAATAAATTTGGTAAACGTCCGCTTACTGGTGAAGAAGTCCGTTGGGGCTTTGAACATATTAACTTAACTGAAGCACGTCTCAAAGAACTCGGTGCATATGGTTTGGTACAGCCTTTAAAACTATCGTGTGAAGACCATGAAGGTGGTGGTGCGGTACGTTTCCAACAATGGGATGGTAAAGAGTGGAAAGTAATTAGCGATTGGGTACAAGCAGATCGTACCTTGTTACGTCCGATTATTGAACAATCTTCAGAAAAATATGCCAAAGAGCAAGGCATAAAAATTCGAGATTGTGCAACTGAAGAATAAGATCAGGAGATGACTGCATGTCTAAATCATTAAACAGTACCGAGCCTGAAAATAGTGAACCGTTGCTAAATGTCGATAATATTAAAGTCGTATATGAGCAGAGTATTCTGGCAGTTAAACGGGTGAGTTTAACTATACCTTCTGGTTCTATTGTTGCATTGCTTGGTGCCAATGGAGCAGGTAAGAGTACGACTTTAAAAGCAATATCACAGTTGATTTTTGCTGAAAATGGACAAATTCACCGTGGCAAAATTGAATATCAGGGTGAATCCATACTTGGAAAAAATCCAAGTGATATTGTCAAAAAAGGTTTGGTACAAGTCCTTGAAGGGCGTCATTGTTTTATACATTTGACTGTTGATGAAAATTTACGGACAGGCGGTTTTATTTCACATCATTCGGGTGCCAAACTCTCAACTGCATTAGAAAAAGTTTATCAATATTTTCCAAGACTTGCAGAAAAAAAACAGACATTGGCAGGTTATCTCTCTGGTGGTGAGCAGCAAATGCTTGCTATTGGTCGAGCATTAATGACAGAGCCAAAGTTGGTTTTATTAGATGAACCCTCAATGGGGTTGGCTCCTAAGATTAGTTATGAAATTTTTGAATTAATTAAGTCACTATCTGAACAGCAAGGCGTGAGTTTTTTAGTTGCCGAACAAAATATTCGTTTGGCACTTGCCTACACCAACTATGCTTATGTCATTGAAAGCGGTGAGATCAAAGTTTCTGGACAGACTCAAGTTCTATATGAAACTGGACAAATTCAAAAAGCATATTTAGGGGAGATTGCTTAGTTTTTAATAGCCAGCCATCAATCAAATGATCGATGGCTGATTTCATATCAATAGATAAAAAAATGATTTATTCGCCGCGTTTATTTACAACCAACTCACCTAAGTCAATAAGTCGAGAACGAATGACATTACGACTTAAACCTAACATTTGTGCAGTTTTGACCTGATTTTGGTGACAATAATGATAGGCGATTCGTAATAATTGCTCTTCAAATTGTGCATAAACCTGACCATCATTTTGCTGAAATAACTGATGAAAAACTTCTTTTAATTTGGGATTTATGACGGGTTCACTTACTTTTTTCTCTTGAAGTTTATTTTGATATAGTTGAGTTGGCGGTTGAATCAATGTGAGATCATGACTTTCAATAATGCCATTTTGGCAAATTAATAGCGCATGATGGATCATATTTTCTAGTTCACGAATATTACCAGGCCACCAATAATTGCTAATTTTTTCTTTTGCAGCATCGGAAAAATTGGCTTTTTCATAGCCAAGCTGAGCATGATATTTATCAATAAAGTGATAGGCGAGAGGTAAAATATCTCCTTTTCGTTCACGTAAAGGTTTGATGTTTAAGGTAACTACATTAAGGCGGTAATATAGGTCTTCACGAAACTGATCACTAATAATGGCTTGCTCTAAGTTTACATTTGTTGCTGCCAATACTCTTACATTGACTGGAATACTTTTGCGAGAACC
This region of Acinetobacter sp. XS-4 genomic DNA includes:
- a CDS encoding LLM class flavin-dependent oxidoreductase, with amino-acid sequence MAIQILGMIWHREASEIIPATKTFDKNYIVKIAQAHEQAGFDRILCGYWSDQADGFLVTAYAAAHTSKIKFLLAHRPGFVSPTLAARKLATLDQLTDGRLALHVISGGSDIDQKKDGDFLNKQQRYVRSAEFIEVVQKTWYSQEPFSYEGNYYHVVDAYSEIKPLQTLLPIYFGGSSIEALQVAAKQVDVFALWGEPLAGAQEQVETLNQLAIQHGRQLDYNISFRPIIADTESKAWEKAQDIYQLSKKQLENFGLQAARKKPQSTGGQRLLAAAGQGERLDTNLWTGITSLVQGSYNSTALVGTPEQVAESILQYYKLGIHSVLIRGFDPVQDAIDYGRELLPQIREKTEKYDQQQQLVSA
- a CDS encoding ABC transporter substrate-binding protein, producing the protein MNQYGKILLGVVTTAILVGCTKKETSSEHTQASEVKAGNGQVVINIGDQKGNMRAQLEASGALKNISYKINWYEFPAAAPVAEALKLDAIDIGYLGDAPFIFANSNGGTAKAIAVYKADPYPVAILVPQNSPIKSAKDLKGKSLAFNKGSISHLLTLKALEQQGLKPEDVTFKFLPPADGKLAVANGSVDAWVVWDPYTAYAELKDHFRVVVNGRGLYSGYTFLAATNKSLNDQSKRMAIQDFVYRLKESQTWAGQHGDEFGKAYAKITGLPEDVGIKAFKRRNASWEPIDSEVIKVSQHTADFYTKYKLIDKKFDVTSSFDTEFKVEQK
- a CDS encoding cysteine dioxygenase — translated: MSQLQQALQPLIERIEYGISQQLEDIDLIESFIPEFRTLLHSDDWLPIPYRQPNSERYQQFLLYRDSENRFSIVSFVWDKGQVTPIHNHEVWGVVGVLQGEEISQRYQRNALGHFEITDEPDHLNVGEIDFFTPALGDVHQVSNALSDQVSISIHVYGADIGKVERYTFALDGTAKRFISGYSNQEH
- a CDS encoding rhodanese-like domain-containing protein, coding for MTTNIQTYQDIRKKLLAGQEIALIDVREEDPFAQGHPLFAVNISLSKLEVEILNRVPRLNTDIVLYDNGEGLAERAYQQLQTLGYQQVSLLDDGLQGWKDAGGEIFIDVNSASKAFGEFVEHHKGTPSLSAQEVKQLIDDQANIIILDARRFDEYQTMSIPNGISVPGAELALRAKNIVKDENTKIIVNCAGRTRSLIGTQSLINAKIGHEVYALRNGTIGWTLAQQQLALGQQQQYTNFPEKNEVGQVLKNAKELAERSGVKTIGSEQLQQLQQQDDRTTYIFDVRSEQEYIRAHLPDSRWIGGGQLVQETDHYASVRSARVVLVDDQLVRAYMTASWLAQMNWDVSVLDADFQTIFTQQGGWKPVVPLLHIKHRITPEQLQTWLDAREKVTILDFTSSANYQKGHIPTAQWLLKADIERLFNEKKIPTDHKIVVTCGTSLLAQYAVSAIQTKTSENVYVLEGGNQAWVKTFVLEADKHVYLSSRTDRYKRPYEGTDNSVQAMQDYLDWEYGLVAQLNTDGTHGFFVV
- a CDS encoding AMP-binding protein; its protein translation is MSDYSQSLISLLAYHATVRPDAIALRHKKLGLWQNWSWKDLLGLSERYASALYEYGFQNKQTFLIVSAPNIEVVAISLAIQALGGEVQLIDQSVDTLETEDFLQHLAILKPDYILVERLEQLVSIETLRYHPIYIFYIEQSKLSTFEYDYVVAVDTLLKNSNEKYRIDFKTSQVEPAQIAFSFERIESNQRLRVQYSHQELIEEAKHLVQNHHLDHHEEAFVTRAFSSVGHIRYLWSSWLLAGFNLNIPETLNTRDQDRQIISPTLILGTNETYARVEQLIYNRLPNDTWLAKHYQHALQKQKNEEKLSWIDKFSFVLFKQVILEELGFSQLKVALIVGQPVTIATRNFYQSLGVELHDWGEYAEWQNTPLENHSLQSLPITTIN
- a CDS encoding ABC transporter ATP-binding protein, yielding MSVSSLILLELKAIDLSFGSSQVLKQLSLEVREGEIYSLIGPNGAGKSSVINIINGIYQPQSGQIIFAGQVLHNYKAKHAPYLGIARTFQNLALFKQMSVLDNVLTGRVLKSRHSLLGALLSLPPTQKNDDLQRFKAEEILKLLNLQEYRDQLVSALPYGLQKRVELARALAAEPKFLLLDEPMAGMNHAEKQNIAKFIQKVNRQLGVTIFMIEHDLAVVMDISDHIVVLDYGKKIAEGTPQQIQEHPEVLSAYLGIQTLEVH
- a CDS encoding branched-chain amino acid ABC transporter permease, with translation MSFFLEVLLGGTLAGVMYSLVAIGFVLIYRASGVFNFAQGSLVLFSALTFVNLTERGIPFVVAFIVTLFVIFVLVLLIDALILKHLINRSVITLFMATLGLSYVIEGLAQTVWGTQVHGLDLGISDAPINFFGIMLSKFDLFATGIAGTLVIVLSLLFSKTRFGISLRAVADDPLAAQSVGIRLNHIWILVWTVAGFVALVAGLLWGARLGVQFSLSLVVLKALPVLIIGGFTSIAGAILAGLIVGATEKLAEIYLGGIIGSGIENWFPYVLAILFLLVYPTGLFGQKQVTRV
- a CDS encoding branched-chain amino acid ABC transporter permease: MFLFSQTRQYVQQYQDEKRIFRLKEHRILFIFGLLIAFLFVPFVGPDYLFNAILVPFLVLALAGLGLNILTGYTGQLSLGAAAFMAVGAFATYNLELRIPQLPLLFSIFLGGVIAALAGVVVGLPSLRIKGFYLIVSTLAAQFFVPWLFTQYGWFTNNNVSGVITAPRMEILGYSINSPVGHYLLTLSIVVVLTVLARNLINSQYGRNFRAVRDMETAAITIGIPVSQTKLLAFAISSFYLGIAGALWAFAYLGTIEADGLDLNRSFQILFIIIIGGLGSLTGSFFGAAFIVLLPILLSVLGQAVFGQAIDQALLQNLQKIIFGALIIYFLIKEPEGLSRLLRNLYHRLRKWPLRY
- a CDS encoding ABC transporter substrate-binding protein, which produces MKLFKSLWFWLVVVAIALVAIVFVTKKDKQNPPEQKQQAATEQQTQLSDKNAQYFPLQSYRVGPYAAGGTGFFGGFIDYLKAVNAKGGVNGVKLVWSECETEYVVEKGVECYERLKNGLNGAPAAATNPLSVGIAYATLERSTKDKLPLITINHGRTDSTDGRVFPYVFPLQLNPYSEVSAIINYLGQQSGGLEKLKGKKIVVLYHGSPYGKETIPVIEILSKKYGFEVTNIEVPHPGNEQQSQWLNIRRIQPDWVILRGWGVMNPVALKTAQKVGYPTNKIIGNIWSNSEEDAAPAGAAANGFISITTHPSGTNFPVLQEIKQLVVDKGQSDLADKNRFGTVYYNLGVVNGILNVEAVRVAQNKFGKRPLTGEEVRWGFEHINLTEARLKELGAYGLVQPLKLSCEDHEGGGAVRFQQWDGKEWKVISDWVQADRTLLRPIIEQSSEKYAKEQGIKIRDCATEE